The Desulfuromonas thiophila genome contains the following window.
ATAACCCGAAGGTCGGAGGTTCAAATCCTCCCCCCGCAACCATCATACAGAGAAAAAGCCGCCTGATGCCTATGCATCAGGCGGCTTTTTTGTGTGCAAGACGGAAATCGCATTTTCGGCTTGCGTCGTTGAAAAAGCCCCGGATGGGACGTTTTCAACCTCTTGTTAGGGTGTCTGCGGTGCCGCCTGGCGCAGATCGGTGTTTATCCGAGGAGCGGCCTGCGCCACCTCGAAGGCTGTCCTGCGGTTCTGCAGGTTGCTGAGCATCTGGGCGATTTCCCCGGCGCTGACGGGGGTGCTGTAGAGAAAGCCCTGCGCCTCGTCGCACAGGTGTTCGCGCAGAAAGGCCAGCTGTCCCAGGGTTTCGACCCCTTCGGCAATCAGATTGAGTTGCAGGCTTCTGCCCATGGCGAGAATGGCGGCGGTCAGGCTGGCGCAGCGTTCGCTTTGTTCGAGGTCCTTGATGAAAGCGCGGTCGATTTTCAGCGAGTGAACCGGGAAGCGCTTGAGATAGGCCAGGGAGGAAAAGCCGGTGCCGAAATCGTCGATGGCCAGATGAATGCCCAGCTCGCGAATCTCGCCCAGCAGGGTGCGGGCAGCCTCGGGATTCTGCATCAGAATGGATTCGGTGATTTCGATTTCCAGCAGCTCCGGCGCCAGGCCGGTTTCGCTCAGCAGGGTTTTGAGCTGCAGCAGCAATTCACGGTTCTGCAACTGGTGGCCCGAGACATTGACCGCCATGCGCACCGGCGGCAGGCCCTGTTGCAGCCAGGCGAGGCATTGCTGGCAGGCCTGGCGCAGCACCCACAGGGTCAGGTCACCAATGACGCCGGACTCCTCGGCCATGGGAATGAAATCGCCCGGCGGCACTTGGCCCAGTTCGGGATGCTGCCACCGCAGCAGCACCTCCACCGAGTCGAAGCCGCCGGTGTCCAGGCGTACCTTGGGCTGAAAACGCAGTTGCAATTCATTGCGGTCAAGGGCCTGATGCAGGCCATTGATCATGGCCAGGCGGTTTTTGATTTCGCTGCCCAGCTGCGGCGAATAGAACTGGAAACCGTTACCGCCGCGGGTCTTGACGCTGTACAGGGCATCCCCGGCGGTTTTAATCAGCGCATCGACGCAGCTGGCGTGTTGCGGAAACAGACTCAGGCCAATGCTGGTGGTAATGAACAGTTCCTGGCCGGCGATCGGCAGTGGTGCGGCGATTATGCGGCGGATTTTCTCCAGCACCTGTTCGACGGCCAGCGGTCCATCCACCTGCAGAAACAGCACGACGAACTGGTTGCCGGCCAGCCGGCCGACCAGATCGGTTTCCCGCACCGACTGGTGCAGCCGTTTGCTGAAGGCTTCCAGCAGCTCATCGCCGTTTTCGTTGCCCAGGGTTTCGTTGATGATTTTCAGATGGTCGATGGAAAACAGCGCCAGTGCCAGCTGTTGGTGGTAACGTTGCGCCAGCCGCGCCGCCTGGCTGGCTGCCTCGGTGAAGCTGTGGCGGTTGCGCAGGCCCGTCAGACGGTCGTGGTTGGCCAGGTAGTGCAACTGCTGATCGGCAGCGATCTTTTCCGACAGGTCGCGGCCAACCAGCCAGTGCAGCTGTGGTTGGCCGGAACGGTCGCTGCTGATGCGGCAGTCGACCTGGATCTCGCCGCCCTGCCGGTCGCGCAGCAGCAAGACGGTCGGTTCAAAAGGGGCCGCCACACCCAGCAGGCAGGTACGGTTGTGCCACAGCTGCTGCTGCGACGGAG
Protein-coding sequences here:
- a CDS encoding putative bifunctional diguanylate cyclase/phosphodiesterase — translated: MSRSVSPNALAPPRYDLRQINRIRWLLVLLLLACGLAFSLLLVRAPATTFSLAQQLALAASLIAILLAAALICRVSRRSLSHQSGEINRQQQRLRQFMDNACDLIIAFDDDQRIHYLNQIGRQRLGLAADEPLPAAMEALLAPSQQQLWHNRTCLLGVAAPFEPTVLLLRDRQGGEIQVDCRISSDRSGQPQLHWLVGRDLSEKIAADQQLHYLANHDRLTGLRNRHSFTEAASQAARLAQRYHQQLALALFSIDHLKIINETLGNENGDELLEAFSKRLHQSVRETDLVGRLAGNQFVVLFLQVDGPLAVEQVLEKIRRIIAAPLPIAGQELFITTSIGLSLFPQHASCVDALIKTAGDALYSVKTRGGNGFQFYSPQLGSEIKNRLAMINGLHQALDRNELQLRFQPKVRLDTGGFDSVEVLLRWQHPELGQVPPGDFIPMAEESGVIGDLTLWVLRQACQQCLAWLQQGLPPVRMAVNVSGHQLQNRELLLQLKTLLSETGLAPELLEIEITESILMQNPEAARTLLGEIRELGIHLAIDDFGTGFSSLAYLKRFPVHSLKIDRAFIKDLEQSERCASLTAAILAMGRSLQLNLIAEGVETLGQLAFLREHLCDEAQGFLYSTPVSAGEIAQMLSNLQNRRTAFEVAQAAPRINTDLRQAAPQTP